One genomic region from Chryseobacterium sp. JJR-5R encodes:
- a CDS encoding ParA family protein encodes MKIYSLIHQKGGVGKSTLTFNLANNLKNYCKICILDVDYQGSLYEIRESSEIPIYHISQLEEVRNSNYDVVFIDTPPYIFEGLETICDISDHILVPMKPGPLDMLAVKKTIQFIREQNAQHKASIVFNMVKPKLNLTEQIAEVVSTYEIPTTTNSISDLVVFSKSVLTNGVEANNNAQRQLDELTKELLLK; translated from the coding sequence ATGAAAATTTATTCTTTAATTCATCAAAAAGGAGGTGTAGGGAAGTCTACCCTCACATTCAATTTAGCCAATAATTTGAAAAATTACTGTAAAATCTGCATATTAGATGTGGACTATCAAGGATCATTATATGAGATCCGGGAAAGCTCAGAAATCCCAATATACCATATTTCACAATTGGAAGAAGTAAGAAATTCAAATTATGATGTTGTTTTCATTGACACCCCGCCTTATATATTTGAAGGATTAGAGACTATTTGTGATATAAGCGACCATATTTTAGTACCGATGAAACCTGGCCCATTAGATATGCTTGCTGTTAAAAAAACAATTCAATTTATCAGAGAACAGAATGCTCAACATAAAGCATCGATTGTTTTTAATATGGTAAAACCAAAATTAAATTTAACAGAACAAATTGCGGAAGTTGTTTCTACATATGAAATTCCCACTACTACAAATTCAATCAGTGATCTTGTAGTGTTTTCAAAGAGTGTGCTAACAAATGGCGTAGAGGCAAATAACAATGCACAGAGGCAACTGGATGAACTCACCAAAGAATTATTACTAAAATAA